The stretch of DNA AATTTATTCtcctaaaaaatattgttgataATTGCTAAAATTTTGAAAGATTTAAGAAAACTTAACCACACGAACACCTATCAAAGTAGTACACCATAGAATTAgcaaaagaaatttgaaaaatgtatGTTTCAAATTACCTCTTGTCCTCTGAATTTGCCTTCAATGTCCAAAAGTGTCCCGGTAAGAGCAACACCTAAAGATTGCTTTTTCCTCTTGATTATGTTATGAGTGTCCCAAATAAACTCTAGAGGGTTTGAAATATTGCTTCCATTTAATTTTGGAATTGGTACATGCAAGAAGGAAATTTTATTTCCCCAAGGACCCTTTGTTTTTTTAGTATTGAGCATTTCATCTATTGATTGGTAACCTTCAATGTTTCTTGTATTGAGTAATACCAATGCTGTTGAGTTTGCTGTTTTTGATTTTGAGTCCAAATTTTGCATGTATAGTCTAGTTCCATAAAACACAATTCCAGTCACCACATCATTTAGAGTCtgcaattaattaaatagaatttcatataaaaaaacaagtaaacatttttttctaaagctaaaaatattaaactaaaagagaaaaataaataaataaaactagtaaataTGATTCACATTTGAAACCAGACAGACgcaatcttttaaattttattttatattttatctgcTTCAAAGAAAACGTGAAGAGTATAtatctttaatatttatatctttAATATTTAATCTATGTAAGACTTAagtattttttgataaataataaacaatatAAATTCTTATGGTTAGTTAACCAAAAGTAATTctcattaataacaaaaaaaaaaaaaattatcataccACACCAAGCCTAGATTTGATGTCTTTGATATGATCAATTGAGAATGCAATGCTTGATATTGAAATAGGTTGAAAATCAGCTCCTTCATCTCCAAATCTTATAGGAGTTTTATCATCATCAATAATGCTACTCTTCAATACACTCCATCCAAAATCAGAGGCAGTATTAAAAACAGAGGACATTGTCCTAGAAAATCTTATCCAAATACTTTTGGATGAAGATTCTGATTTTGATGGTCTAAGAGAAGGAAAAGACAAAGGAAGAGATGAATCATCAGCACGTTGTAGACAAGAAAGAAGTGCACCCATTAGAGAATAACCATCTCCAAGTGCATGATgaagtttgaatattattgtgCCTAATGAATCACTTGTAGGGTAATTCACTATGTGAACTTCCCATAATGGTCTCTCTTGTGGTAATTGCTCCATTGCTATGGTTGATAAATAATCAACAAAACACTTTTCATAAAATTCCAATGTTTTTCCTTTGGAAAATATTGGTGTTTTCACATGGTCTTTCAAATTCACATCAACTTGCTTCCATCTTTTCTCCCCATTTTTATCTTGTATctattaacatatatttgaacaatgtTAGTCtagataaaaaaatcatttaaatgtaTATTTGCTATATtgtattcaattaaaataagatacaaTGAACATTGACACAATTACTCactaaattaatgaaaaaaaaattaaaaaaaaaaacacgaaACCTATTTTTAATCATGTCGTGAAGTATTTGAAAACATAAAACTTTAGATTACTGAGTTCGATTTCCACGTATCAAAAGAAAAAGTacgacaaaaaataaaacaaatattagtaGGAAATTATTAATGGAATTATTATATGGAAAATGCTAACCATGATGGAGGAGAAACGAGGACTAATGGGAAGGAAAACATCTTGAAGAAGTGAAAAAGTTTGCAAGTCATCAATAGGAACTTCAAATTCTAAAACTCCAATAATATATAAACATAGCACCGAGCTATTGAAGTATTGTCCTATTGGACTAACCGGTTCTTCTAATTGCTCTTCTCTCTCGAGTTCCAtaatgcaaaaataaaatataatcaaggTGTGATAGTTGAGGGAGAATGAAATGGAACTATATATAGGTAAAtcaaatgaaagaaaatttgGATAAGTGATAGTGTGGACGAAAAGACAAATGATCATATGATAGATTAGAGACCGTGTTAGCAATAAATTGCAACAACCATAGTAATTTACCTTTATTTTATAGAATATATAGTTTTACATTGGTAAGTACAACGTGCTAGAGTGGCAGATCAACTGTACaggaatttgaagaaaaaaagtagGTGGAAGTTAATTGATTTTGAGGATGTAAACAAGTTAGATAAATTgagaatttttaattttataaaaatattatgccACGTACTTTCAAAAAGTTAGTATTAATTGCAAATACTAATCTTTTTAGGtaaattctttgttgtttgACATTTGTTAATcatcatattaaatattaaaatatattacaccTTTAATGCatatatgaagaaaaatatGCTAAGAgaattttcctcttttaataTATCTCAATTACCAAGTAATGTTAAGAGTAGCGATGGGAGTAGGCCTAACCAATTGAGGCATACAATTTGGTCTACGTCAGATCCATATcaagttagattttttttaaatagaaaggtcaaagtttttaaaaaagtcTGTTTAGTTAAAAAAGTCAGGCTATAGGTCACATAATAAACTTTTTATgcctaaataaatataaaatatttttttactacattaattatattatattaaaatttaattttttttgttatatattcaacttttagaaatttatgcatattaatttcatttagtttttgatatatttaaatgtattattataaaatataatttaagtataatgtatataaagtcatattcttcaaaatgcgatgttaaatatcaaaataaaatctaatttcattgacatattaacttgttaatgtatttaaatatatgtttaattacatattcaaaaatgttaaaatgaaatagacTTTTAAGTAGACTTCTAGGTCATATCAGATTTCTATCAATACTAGACTCAAACATAAAAAGTAAGTCGATGACATAACACAAATCAGACttaaactttgaattttttaacaGACATGCTTAGACCTAACAAAGTTTAGTTTAACAACCTATTCAAACCTAACAAAGTTTAGTTTGACCCAACCTATTCAGACCTTAGTCAAGATACATTAATTTCTATTTGTGTACAACGGTGTCTTGATTTCATTAAATGCATTTTGATGAGagtacaatatttttttaaaattagttgaGTTTTGTTATGAAAGTTCATCAAAGTCAAATATCATTTAGCTACACATTTCAGtttaaattaacattataatGCAGCAGTGTCGAACTTTTAAAAAGAATGTACTATTGAATTCCATATAATTTGGGATTAATCTCTAAAGTTTGGCAAACATATCCTGAATTTtggaaaatagtcaaaatatgCAATATAGGTTTCACACATTCTTTTGAAGAAAGATGATTTATTTGGGCGTGATAAtgatgtataaataaaaaagtgctTGAATTCATATTGAAACATGCTATGGTTagattggagtattttagttcaACAATCACTACCGAAAATATATTGCTGGCTAACAATACTAACGCCGAAAATTAAATAACCAAAACCGACCTTAGTACATATGTACATGTCACATGTCACATGTTTGTTTGTATGCCGCAGACAACTACATAAAACGACAAATGTTGCAATTAAAAATTCAACTATTTCGAACATTTCATACTATAGATCACTTTAAGATGAATGATAGAGTTAGCTTTTTAATTAGATGATCCATTTTCTCAAGAACCAAAATAATTATAGATGTTGAAAATTATGACTTCCTTTAGTCCACGTACCTTGCTTATACATTATggattttgtaaaat from Cicer arietinum cultivar CDC Frontier isolate Library 1 chromosome 3, Cicar.CDCFrontier_v2.0, whole genome shotgun sequence encodes:
- the LOC101488691 gene encoding wax ester synthase/diacylglycerol acyltransferase 4-like; its protein translation is MELEREEQLEEPVSPIGQYFNSSVLCLYIIGVLEFEVPIDDLQTFSLLQDVFLPISPRFSSIMIQDKNGEKRWKQVDVNLKDHVKTPIFSKGKTLEFYEKCFVDYLSTIAMEQLPQERPLWEVHIVNYPTSDSLGTIIFKLHHALGDGYSLMGALLSCLQRADDSSLPLSFPSLRPSKSESSSKSIWIRFSRTMSSVFNTASDFGWSVLKSSIIDDDKTPIRFGDEGADFQPISISSIAFSIDHIKDIKSRLGVTLNDVVTGIVFYGTRLYMQNLDSKSKTANSTALVLLNTRNIEGYQSIDEMLNTKKTKGPWGNKISFLHVPIPKLNGSNISNPLEFIWDTHNIIKRKKQSLGVALTGTLLDIEGKFRGQEAVAKHIRRTITNSSAVVTNLVGPIQKMSLANHPVKGFYFTLAGGPESLVISIMSYMEVVRVTLKTEKEFIDEQRLKSCMQSSFEMIFKAAKKIPHHTN